From a single Aspergillus puulaauensis MK2 DNA, chromosome 2, nearly complete sequence genomic region:
- a CDS encoding uncharacterized protein (COG:Q;~EggNog:ENOG410PICS;~InterPro:IPR036291,IPR002347;~PFAM:PF00106,PF13561;~go_process: GO:0055114 - oxidation-reduction process [Evidence IEA]), which translates to MPSYVISGASRGIGWGFLSQLSSSPSNTVIGLVRSKPATDQRVAEELDGRSNVHILQADITDYAALQEAAAATAKITGGGLDYLIGNAGLVVQELDPIGVMDENPSEFEKTLLDSFKTNCIGNIHLFSTFTPLILKGTVKKVISISSGLAATEFAIKWDFAISPAYAISKAAQNMATAKFSMQYAKQGVLFMNICPGLVDTGHTTDLTDEEQAKIAPMVQAFQQFVGPSFQGPRPVEDTVLDILAVIEKSSVENGDGGTFVSHKGDTEHWVS; encoded by the exons ATGCCATCCTACGTCATCTCCGGAGCCTCAAGAGGCATTGGT TGGGGGTTCCTGAGCCAGCTATCTAGCTCTCCATCCAACACCGTCATCGGCCTCGTCCGCAGCAAACCTGCAACCGATCAAAGGGTCGCAGAGGAGCTAGACGGTCGCTCTAACGTGCATATCCTCCAAGCAGACATCACCGACTATGCCGCACTCCAGGAGGCAGCCGCTGCCACTGCGAAGATTACCGGCGGTGGCCTTGACTACCTCATCGGTAATGCCGGTCTTGTCGTGCAAGAGCTGGACCCTATCGGTGTCAT GGACGAAAACCCCTCAGAATTCGAaaagaccctcctcgacagctTCAAGACGAACTGCATCGGAAACATCCACCTGTTCAGCACCTTCACCCCGTTGATCCTCAAGGGGACTGTCAAGAAAgtcatttccatttccagcGGACTGGCAGCCACAGAATTCGCCATTAAATGGGACTTCGCAATAAGCCCTGCGTATGCAATCAGCAAAGCGGCCCAGAACATGGCGACGGCCAAGTTCAGCATGCAGTACGCTAAACAGGGGGTGCTGTTTATGAATATCTGTCCAGGGCTGGTTGACACGGGGCATACTACTGATT TGACGGATGAAGAGCAGGCCAAGATTGCGCCGATGGTACAGGCATTCCAGCAGTTTGTCGGTCCTTCTTTCCAGGGTCCTAGGCCTGTGGAGGATACGGTTCTGGATATCCTTGCTGTGATTGAGAAGTCGAGTGTTGagaatggggatggggggACTTTTGTCTCTCATAAGGGCGATACTGAGCACTG